From one Vibrio palustris genomic stretch:
- a CDS encoding 2-hydroxycarboxylate transporter family protein, with the protein MMNVVFALSAIVILLATIENKMPSGMIGAVGVMAVVGYILNTLGNKTPIVNQYFGGGAIVVIFGSSYIFHSSVVPTEVVENVTTFTKSGGFLSFFIASLVTGSILGMDSKVLKKAAVKYIPVIAGGVACAFLFAGLVGVVLGENFFDSIMLIALPIMGGGMGAGAVPLVEIISGSTDLSQDMLMSKMVPALAIGNAVAIVIAGLLSKLGQRYPSLTGEGQLIIGQENNADEAQEEEFPITVTSLGLGALLAITMYMIGTLLHSVINMHPYALMIISVALIKVSGLMPRDLERSAHTWSKFVLDNLTPALLVGIGVVYTDLDQIVAALTWANLFMVFATVSGAVVGSAIIGRMMGFYPIEAAITGGLCMANMGGTGDVAVLASCKRMGLMPFAQISSRLGGALMLILATSLLQLFL; encoded by the coding sequence ATGATGAATGTCGTTTTTGCTTTGTCCGCTATTGTCATCCTTCTTGCAACCATCGAAAACAAAATGCCCTCCGGTATGATCGGTGCGGTTGGTGTTATGGCCGTCGTTGGCTATATCTTAAATACGCTTGGTAATAAAACTCCGATCGTTAACCAATATTTTGGTGGTGGTGCGATTGTCGTGATTTTCGGTTCATCGTACATTTTTCATAGCAGTGTCGTTCCTACTGAAGTTGTAGAGAATGTTACCACATTTACGAAAAGTGGCGGTTTCCTTTCATTCTTTATCGCAAGTTTGGTGACAGGCTCGATTCTGGGTATGGACAGCAAAGTATTGAAGAAAGCAGCCGTTAAATACATTCCGGTCATCGCTGGTGGTGTTGCTTGTGCTTTCTTGTTTGCCGGTCTCGTCGGTGTTGTGCTTGGCGAAAACTTCTTTGACTCTATCATGCTGATTGCTTTGCCTATTATGGGCGGTGGCATGGGAGCAGGTGCGGTGCCATTGGTTGAAATCATTTCTGGTAGTACGGATCTATCTCAAGATATGTTGATGTCTAAAATGGTACCTGCATTAGCGATTGGTAATGCGGTTGCTATCGTTATAGCTGGCCTATTGAGCAAACTAGGCCAACGTTACCCATCTTTAACCGGTGAAGGCCAGTTAATTATTGGTCAAGAAAATAATGCTGATGAAGCGCAAGAGGAAGAATTTCCAATTACGGTGACATCACTTGGTCTTGGTGCCTTGCTAGCGATTACGATGTACATGATTGGTACTTTACTGCACTCAGTAATCAATATGCACCCTTATGCGCTTATGATTATCTCGGTTGCTTTGATTAAAGTCAGTGGACTGATGCCACGTGACTTAGAGCGTTCTGCGCATACATGGTCAAAATTTGTATTGGATAACTTAACTCCAGCACTGCTTGTGGGTATTGGTGTTGTATATACCGATTTAGATCAAATCGTCGCGGCATTAACTTGGGCAAATCTATTTATGGTGTTTGCAACGGTATCAGGTGCGGTAGTGGGCAGTGCTATTATTGGTCGTATGATGGGGTTCTACCCAATCGAAGCGGCGATTACTGGCGGACTATGTATGGCAAACATGGGCGGAACAGGCGACGTAGCCGTACTTGCCTCGTGTAAACGTATGGGACTGATGCCATTTGCACAGATCTCTTCACGCTTGGGCGGTGCTTTGATGCTTATTCTAGCCACATCATTACTACAATTATTCCTATAA
- a CDS encoding response regulator, whose amino-acid sequence MTKYNVMILEDDLRASYMLESAIKQDEDFTVVSVSESYSEALLQYAIYQPQLIFIDMTLPDGHGLEFIQRMRKQGARCDFIITTADRDIETLTKAIRLGVSDYLVKPIRMSRVYQALKDYDLYKQQVSSNSTVDQKDIDLLLRKVEPKDTRKTPKGIDSTTLAKLKALIVEEQLIEFSSTDIGERMNVSRITARRYLEFLESEGVVKLVLNYNTGGRPKRLYRVT is encoded by the coding sequence ATGACTAAATACAATGTAATGATTCTTGAGGATGATCTTCGTGCAAGCTATATGCTTGAATCCGCCATTAAGCAAGATGAAGACTTTACCGTTGTCTCAGTCAGTGAAAGTTATTCTGAGGCATTGTTACAGTACGCGATTTATCAGCCTCAATTGATCTTCATTGACATGACCTTACCGGATGGACATGGGTTAGAATTTATCCAGCGAATGCGTAAGCAAGGCGCAAGATGTGACTTTATTATTACCACCGCGGATAGAGATATCGAAACATTGACTAAAGCTATTCGGTTGGGCGTTTCTGATTACCTTGTTAAACCCATTCGTATGTCTCGGGTATATCAGGCATTAAAAGATTATGATTTATACAAGCAGCAGGTTTCCAGTAACTCTACGGTCGACCAAAAAGATATTGACCTCTTATTACGTAAAGTTGAGCCTAAAGATACTCGTAAAACACCTAAAGGAATAGATTCCACTACTCTCGCCAAGTTGAAAGCCCTGATCGTTGAGGAGCAATTAATCGAATTCTCTTCGACTGACATTGGCGAGCGCATGAATGTTAGCCGTATTACGGCCCGTCGTTATTTAGAGTTTCTCGAATCAGAAGGCGTGGTCAAATTAGTGTTAAATTATAATACGGGCGGACGCCCTAAACGGCTGTATAGAGTCACTTAA
- a CDS encoding winged helix-turn-helix transcriptional regulator yields the protein MPTHQASIKKSGEKLVDKIKRGDVLEKECPSREILRNVTSKWGVLTLLALYGGDSARFSVLRRRVSGISEKMLSQTLQALEADGFIKRTAYQVTPLHVEYSLTIMGEEVAARILELAGWIEVNVPDILEHRQAYQAQNETV from the coding sequence ATGCCAACTCATCAAGCGTCAATCAAAAAGTCCGGGGAAAAACTCGTTGATAAAATTAAACGTGGTGACGTGTTGGAAAAAGAATGCCCATCTCGTGAAATTTTACGTAACGTGACAAGCAAATGGGGAGTTTTAACATTACTTGCGCTTTATGGCGGTGACTCGGCTCGTTTTAGTGTACTGCGCCGTCGTGTCTCAGGTATCAGTGAAAAAATGCTCTCGCAAACCCTACAAGCATTAGAAGCCGACGGGTTTATAAAACGCACTGCTTATCAAGTCACGCCATTACATGTGGAGTATTCACTTACTATCATGGGCGAAGAAGTCGCGGCACGCATCCTCGAGTTAGCAGGATGGATAGAAGTCAATGTGCCCGATATTCTTGAACACCGCCAAGCATACCAAGCACAAAATGAAACGGTTTAG
- a CDS encoding DJ-1/PfpI family protein — protein MAKVLMITGDFVEDYENMVPFQALIAMGHQVDAVCPDKKSGDTIKTAIHDFVGDQTYIELPGHHFALNASFDKINLADYDALYVPGGRAPEYLRLNARVIEMVQHFFTEDKPVASICHGAQILTAAGVIKGKTVSAYPACRPEVELAQATYADIAVDQAITDGKLVTAPAWPAHSEMIKQFAVLL, from the coding sequence GTGGCTAAAGTTTTAATGATTACTGGCGATTTTGTCGAAGATTATGAAAATATGGTTCCGTTCCAAGCACTTATAGCGATGGGGCATCAAGTCGATGCAGTATGTCCAGATAAAAAATCAGGGGATACGATCAAAACCGCCATTCATGATTTTGTTGGTGATCAAACATATATTGAGTTACCAGGGCATCACTTTGCGCTTAATGCGAGTTTCGATAAGATCAATCTGGCCGACTATGATGCACTGTATGTGCCTGGTGGGCGAGCGCCTGAGTACCTAAGACTTAACGCGCGAGTAATTGAAATGGTGCAACATTTCTTTACTGAGGATAAACCTGTTGCGTCTATTTGTCATGGAGCGCAGATTCTGACGGCAGCGGGGGTTATCAAAGGTAAAACTGTTTCTGCTTATCCTGCTTGTCGCCCTGAAGTTGAATTAGCTCAAGCAACGTATGCCGATATTGCTGTAGATCAAGCAATAACAGATGGAAAACTGGTAACCGCACCTGCGTGGCCAGCCCATTCAGAAATGATAAAACAATTCGCAGTATTACTCTAA
- a CDS encoding family 43 glycosylhydrolase encodes MSKILNYLTMGAVVFASPFALALDNGVYTVTSKYSNKLLQTTSANMKDGANVDTWGVTNHDTQKWIITNRGNEQYSLINLNSGKALEIYEFSTQDGGNADQWEYSGNATQLWTIKQHGNYVSFVNVNSGKALDLYEFNTEDGANVDQWSYTGNDAQQWKLTKTANVESTPYDPSKTNDTSDTWRLSGDIFTHDPTLMYQNNTWWQFYTGDGIPGKYATDGLSWQPMPAVFPNGLSWWRNAVPENNGIDVWAPDVREYNGRTWLYYAISAFGKNTSAIGLTSAPSIESGQWRDDGMVLNSTSANNYNAIDPDLVIAKDGAPWLVFGSHWDGIKMTRLNPETMKPMGQLYSLARRSGEVIEAPTLIYRQGYYYLFVSVGKCCEALNSTYRIAYGRSKSITGPFLTKSGQRMLDGNAEIFEGASNRWVAVGGQDIVNTDVIIRHGYDRNDKGVPKMIISKLNWDSQGWPKY; translated from the coding sequence ATGTCTAAGATATTAAACTATCTTACGATGGGAGCTGTTGTATTTGCGAGCCCATTCGCGCTTGCATTGGATAACGGGGTTTATACCGTTACGTCTAAGTACAGCAACAAGCTTTTACAAACGACTTCCGCTAACATGAAAGATGGCGCCAACGTTGATACGTGGGGAGTAACCAATCATGATACGCAAAAATGGATTATTACCAATCGCGGTAATGAACAATATTCACTGATCAATTTAAATAGCGGTAAAGCGCTCGAAATCTATGAATTTTCAACTCAAGATGGTGGCAATGCCGATCAATGGGAATATTCTGGTAATGCCACTCAACTATGGACGATAAAGCAACACGGAAATTATGTGAGCTTTGTTAACGTCAATAGTGGTAAGGCGCTTGATCTTTATGAATTTAATACAGAAGATGGCGCTAACGTTGATCAGTGGAGTTATACTGGCAATGATGCTCAACAGTGGAAATTAACGAAAACAGCGAATGTTGAATCTACGCCTTATGATCCATCAAAAACGAACGATACTTCTGATACCTGGCGTTTGAGTGGCGACATTTTTACTCATGATCCTACTTTAATGTATCAAAATAACACTTGGTGGCAGTTTTATACGGGGGATGGGATACCAGGTAAATACGCGACTGATGGACTATCTTGGCAACCGATGCCTGCAGTATTCCCGAATGGATTGAGCTGGTGGCGTAACGCAGTACCTGAGAATAACGGTATTGATGTCTGGGCACCGGATGTACGTGAGTACAATGGCCGTACTTGGCTATATTATGCTATCTCTGCGTTTGGTAAGAACACGTCGGCAATCGGTCTTACGTCAGCGCCGTCGATTGAAAGCGGTCAATGGCGAGACGATGGTATGGTCTTGAACTCGACATCAGCAAATAACTATAACGCGATTGATCCAGACTTAGTGATTGCCAAAGATGGCGCGCCTTGGTTAGTCTTTGGTTCACATTGGGACGGGATTAAGATGACTCGCTTAAATCCGGAAACAATGAAGCCAATGGGACAGTTATACTCTCTGGCTCGTCGTTCTGGCGAAGTTATCGAAGCGCCGACCTTAATATATCGTCAAGGTTATTACTATTTATTTGTGTCGGTGGGTAAATGCTGCGAAGCTCTAAATAGTACTTATCGCATCGCGTATGGCCGTTCGAAGAGTATTACGGGACCTTTCTTAACGAAGTCTGGTCAGCGTATGTTAGATGGTAACGCTGAGATATTTGAAGGCGCGAGTAATCGTTGGGTTGCTGTTGGTGGACAAGATATTGTCAATACTGATGTCATTATCCGCCATGGTTACGATCGTAATGATAAAGGTGTGCCTAAAATGATCATCAGTAAATTAAACTGGGATAGCCAAGGCTGGCCAAAATATTAA
- a CDS encoding ATP-binding protein, producing the protein MKLKSHLALSTIATTSTIVIVVTTAIFFLLQNIYHDGLRARGIELGKVIVHNDQVIEAVKDSNQGKPTSLNHYIESLRAQTGASFIVVVNKQAYRLSHPNPARVGKHFVGDDIYRALNSGVSYSTVAKGSLGSAIRNFVPVISNGEVIGAVCIGYLSDKSFAIMLAQYGHIGLMIAIVYLIAISMTIVLFWKMKRTFLDYEPEYIVNQFHEHELILNSIRDAIIAVDNKLNVTTMNNSAVNLFSLSTVGHSQQLYKPLATFSTSLAHMVLEANSRFHQGEFSVGNLCYRANVYPLQSQNQHTGYVVVFFPNLDHSQMERELLYLKNYAELLRHKTHEYSNKLNTLSGMLQLEHTQEAIAFIQQETDHYQSVINAIVRTVHNPAVAGLLLAKFNKASDMHVNFVLDTDTTLDDYGKTVSDKLVTIIGNLVDNALFAAWENRTQQTPNVQLYLSDRSQHVIIEVQDSGVGVPESINERIIEYGVSTKQDEEQHGVGLYLVNQLVDYFSGTLDWERTEENTTLFMIYLDKNKLMQYD; encoded by the coding sequence ATGAAATTGAAGAGTCATCTTGCTTTGTCGACCATTGCGACCACCTCGACGATCGTCATTGTGGTCACCACGGCGATATTTTTCTTATTACAAAATATCTATCACGATGGGCTAAGAGCAAGAGGCATCGAACTCGGCAAAGTCATTGTACACAACGACCAAGTTATTGAGGCGGTCAAAGATAGCAACCAAGGCAAGCCCACGTCACTCAATCATTATATTGAGTCTTTACGAGCACAAACTGGTGCATCCTTTATTGTCGTAGTGAACAAGCAGGCGTATAGGCTTAGCCATCCTAACCCAGCACGTGTAGGTAAACATTTTGTTGGTGATGATATCTACAGGGCCTTAAACAGTGGTGTCAGTTACAGCACCGTGGCTAAAGGGTCCTTAGGCAGTGCAATTCGCAATTTTGTCCCTGTGATTAGTAACGGTGAAGTGATCGGGGCGGTGTGTATTGGTTATTTGTCCGATAAAAGCTTTGCTATCATGCTAGCGCAATACGGACACATTGGCTTGATGATAGCGATTGTGTACTTAATCGCAATATCGATGACCATCGTGTTATTTTGGAAAATGAAACGTACCTTCCTCGATTATGAGCCAGAATATATTGTCAATCAGTTTCATGAGCACGAGCTGATCTTGAATAGTATTCGCGATGCAATTATCGCGGTCGATAATAAATTGAATGTCACGACAATGAATAATAGCGCGGTTAACCTCTTCTCTTTAAGCACTGTTGGCCATTCTCAGCAGCTGTATAAACCTTTAGCCACCTTCTCTACCTCATTAGCTCATATGGTATTAGAGGCTAATTCACGTTTTCACCAAGGTGAATTTTCCGTTGGTAATCTTTGCTATCGTGCCAACGTCTACCCTTTACAAAGTCAAAACCAACATACCGGTTACGTCGTCGTTTTCTTCCCTAATCTAGATCACTCCCAAATGGAGCGAGAATTGCTCTACCTGAAAAACTATGCGGAACTCTTACGCCATAAGACTCATGAGTATTCAAACAAACTCAATACGCTTTCTGGGATGTTACAGTTAGAACATACGCAAGAAGCCATTGCGTTTATCCAACAAGAAACCGATCATTATCAGTCAGTGATTAACGCCATAGTACGCACTGTACATAATCCCGCTGTGGCAGGGCTCTTGCTCGCGAAATTTAACAAAGCCTCCGATATGCATGTCAACTTTGTTCTCGATACCGATACGACGCTTGACGATTATGGTAAAACGGTGTCAGATAAATTGGTTACTATTATTGGTAATTTAGTCGATAATGCATTATTCGCAGCTTGGGAGAATCGCACTCAGCAAACACCCAATGTGCAATTGTATCTAAGTGATCGTAGTCAGCATGTTATCATTGAAGTACAAGACTCGGGGGTCGGCGTACCTGAATCAATCAATGAACGAATTATTGAATACGGCGTCAGTACCAAACAGGACGAAGAGCAGCATGGAGTGGGCTTATATCTGGTCAATCAATTGGTCGACTACTTTTCAGGTACGTTGGATTGGGAACGAACCGAAGAAAATACCACCCTATTTATGATTTATCTCGATAAAAATAAGTTAATGCAGTATGACTAA
- a CDS encoding LLM class flavin-dependent oxidoreductase, whose amino-acid sequence MNFPPVSVLDLAPVIDGADHSQTYRRSVELAQHAEGLGFQRFWLAEHHNMPDIASAATSLLIGHIASNTTTIRVGSGGIMLPNHAPLVIAEQFGTLEALHPGRIDLGLGRAPGTDYPTMHALRRDPDNMDPNFDELLEELEFFQGPVSSAQPVAAYPGSHSQVPIWLLGSSTYSARLAAMKGLPFVFAAHFAPGAMLAALDMYRQFFKPSEHLDKPYAMIAINATLADTDEQAQFLATTEKQKFLGMIRGKRGKLPRPVASMEPLWLPHEKRQLNNQLQESIIGSPQTAKHQLDDLLSRTQADELMVNSMIYDQASKLHSYELLAELVGAHKR is encoded by the coding sequence ATGAATTTCCCTCCCGTCTCAGTGTTAGATCTCGCTCCTGTGATTGATGGTGCAGACCACTCTCAAACTTACCGACGCTCAGTCGAATTAGCACAGCATGCCGAAGGGTTAGGATTTCAACGGTTTTGGTTAGCAGAACACCATAACATGCCAGATATCGCCAGCGCTGCCACTTCATTACTCATTGGACATATCGCATCCAATACCACGACGATTCGTGTAGGTTCTGGGGGGATTATGCTGCCAAATCATGCGCCACTGGTCATTGCAGAGCAATTTGGCACCCTAGAAGCTCTACATCCTGGCCGCATTGATTTAGGACTAGGCCGTGCTCCGGGGACAGATTATCCAACAATGCATGCATTACGTCGTGATCCCGATAATATGGATCCCAATTTTGATGAGTTGCTTGAAGAGTTAGAGTTTTTCCAAGGACCTGTCTCATCTGCGCAGCCTGTTGCAGCCTATCCAGGTAGTCATTCTCAGGTACCGATTTGGTTACTTGGTTCTAGTACCTATAGTGCACGTTTAGCTGCCATGAAAGGGCTGCCATTTGTGTTTGCAGCGCACTTCGCGCCTGGCGCTATGCTTGCGGCATTGGATATGTACCGCCAATTCTTCAAACCTTCAGAACACCTAGATAAGCCTTATGCGATGATCGCGATCAACGCCACATTGGCGGACACCGACGAACAAGCACAATTTCTTGCCACAACTGAAAAACAAAAATTCTTAGGCATGATTAGAGGAAAACGCGGTAAACTACCTCGCCCAGTTGCAAGCATGGAGCCGCTTTGGCTACCCCATGAAAAACGTCAATTAAACAATCAATTGCAAGAATCAATCATTGGTTCGCCACAAACAGCGAAACATCAACTAGACGATCTGTTGTCGCGCACTCAAGCAGATGAACTAATGGTCAATTCCATGATTTACGATCAAGCAAGCAAGCTACATTCCTATGAATTACTTGCTGAGCTGGTCGGCGCTCATAAAAGATAG